In one Sesamum indicum cultivar Zhongzhi No. 13 linkage group LG12, S_indicum_v1.0, whole genome shotgun sequence genomic region, the following are encoded:
- the LOC105175255 gene encoding thymidine kinase-like isoform X1, which translates to MFAGKTTTLLKEMKSQSSNGSKAADHDGKTVIAAGLDGDYLRSSFGSVLDIISIADSITKLTSGFEVCGKCAYFTLRKTDETKMELITGVEVYMPVCRQHYVSGQVKEATIAVLESQNRQIRTGS; encoded by the exons ATGTTCGCCGGAAAAACAACCACCCTTCTTAAGGAAATGAAGTCCCAGAGCAGTAATGGCAG CAAAGCTGCTGATCATGATGGGAAGACTGTAATAGCTGCTGGTTTGGATGGTGACTATTTGAG AAGCAGCTTTGGTTCAGTACTTGATATAATCTCCATTGCTGAttctattacaaaattaacttCTGGATTTGAGGTATGTGGTAAATGCGCTTACTTTACTTTGAGGAAGACAGATGAGACTAAAATGGAACTCATTACTGGGGTTGAAGTATATATGCCTGTGTGCCGCCAGCACTATGTAAGTGGACAAGTTAAAGAGGCTACAATAGCTGTTCTCGAGTCTCAGAACAGGCAGATTCGTACGGGTTCATAG
- the LOC105175255 gene encoding thymidine kinase-like isoform X3: MKLSFSKTYIDFCSKAADHDGKTVIAAGLDGDYLRSSFGSVLDIISIADSITKLTSGFEVCGKCAYFTLRKTDETKMELITGVEVYMPVCRQHYVSGQVKEATIAVLESQNRQIRTGS, from the exons ATGAAGCTCAGTTTTTCAAAGACCTACATTGATTTCTGCAGCAAAGCTGCTGATCATGATGGGAAGACTGTAATAGCTGCTGGTTTGGATGGTGACTATTTGAG AAGCAGCTTTGGTTCAGTACTTGATATAATCTCCATTGCTGAttctattacaaaattaacttCTGGATTTGAGGTATGTGGTAAATGCGCTTACTTTACTTTGAGGAAGACAGATGAGACTAAAATGGAACTCATTACTGGGGTTGAAGTATATATGCCTGTGTGCCGCCAGCACTATGTAAGTGGACAAGTTAAAGAGGCTACAATAGCTGTTCTCGAGTCTCAGAACAGGCAGATTCGTACGGGTTCATAG
- the LOC105175254 gene encoding scarecrow-like protein 13, translating to MQASQESETSSGFHSFYNRPVQQVEPYGISTFQVLNNNSTSSKSQGSGFSFQTYTEQFFTLESTPATDFAAYNSPSAVSVSSSRSPFSPQGSHSYGSDLHHSSDNTYGSPLSGSSGVEDENKLMHALWVLRNELLGPESDTDDSGSFNGIVTQPSPFTRYNRILEMAPHMDLKQLLVACAEIVSEADTISFSDRQVAVSAAEALMEILEKQVSVSGEPLQRLGAYMLEGLRARLLSSGSIIYKKLKCKEPTSSELMSYMHVLYQICPYYKFAYMSANVVIGEAMENENRIHVIDFQIAQGSQWVSFIQALSRRAGGPPYIRITGIDDAQSAHARGGGLDLVGQRLAQVAKSCGVPFEFHGAAMSGCDVQLENLQVRHGEALAVNFPYILHHMPDESVNTMNHRDRLLRLVKSLSPKVVTLVEQESNTNTSTFFQRFCETLDYYTAMFESIDAARAREDRQRISAEEHCVARDVVNIIACEGTERVERHELFGKWRLRLMMAGFSPVQLSPSVGIAIRDMLKEYSSNYRLAEGHGALYLGWKNRALATSSAWR from the coding sequence ATGCAAGCATCCCAAGAATCCGAAACATCTTCCGGTTTCCACAGTTTCTACAATCGGCCTGTGCAGCAGGTTGAACCATATGGCATTTCGACTTTCCAAGTCCTGAACAATAATTCAACTAGTAGCAAAAGCCAGGGGTCtggattttcttttcaaacTTACACTGAACAATTCTTCACTCTGGAATCTACACCAGCAACTGATTTTGCTGCCTACAATTCACCCTCAGCTGTAAGTGTCTCTTCCAGTCGGAGTCCCTTTTCCCCCCAGGGTTCGCATTCATATGGGTCTGATCTACATCACTCATCTGATAATACCTATGGTTCACCTTTGAGTGGGTCTTCTGGGGTCGAAGATGAGAACAAGTTGATGCATGCACTGTGGGTACTGAGGAACGAACTGCTGGGGCCTGAATCGGATACCGATGATAGTGGATCCTTTAACGGTATAGTCACACAGCCCTCGCCATTCACAAGGTACAACAGAATCCTTGAAATGGCCCCTCACATGGACCTGAAACAATTGCTTGTTGCCTGTGCTGAAATAGTATCAGAAGCTGATACTATCTCGTTCTCAGACAGGCAGGTCGCAGTATCAGCTGCAGAAGCTTTGATGGAGATATTAGAAAAGCAGGTCTCAGTGTCTGGTGAGCCTTTACAAAGATTAGGAGCATACATGTTGGAAGGACTCAGGGCGAGGTTGTTATCCTCAGGCAgcataatttacaaaaagttGAAGTGTAAAGAACCAACAAGTTCTGAATTGATGTCTTACATGCATGTGCTTTACCAAATCTGCCCATACTACAAGTTTGCTTATATGTCTGCTAATGTTGTCATTGGGGAAGCCATGGAAAACGAGAACAGGATCCATGTTATCGATTTCCAGATTGCGCAAGGTAGTCAGTGGGTTTCCTTTATTCAGGCTCTTTCACGCCGGGCTGGTGGGCCCCCATATATTCGCATTACTGGTATCGATGATGCCCAATCAGCTCATGCCCGGGGCGGAGGATTGGACTTAGTTGGGCAGAGGTTAGCACAAGTAGCTAAATCATGTGGAGTACCGTTTGAATTTCATGGTGCGGCTATGTCCGGGTGCGACGTCCAACTGGAGAATCTTCAGGTTAGACACGGAGAGGCATTGGCTGTGAATTTTCCCTATATTCTGCACCACATGCCAGATGAGAGTGTAAACACCATGAATCATCGGGACCGCCTCCTTAGACTAGTTAAGAGCTTGTCGCCCAAGGTTGTGACCCTTGTTGAACAAGAATCCAACACCAACACTTCTACTTTCTTCCAACGATTTTGTGAAACCCTCGACTATTATACAGCAATGTTCGAGTCCATTGATGCAGCACGTGCAAGAGAGGATAGACAGAGGATTAGTGCAGAGGAACACTGTGTGGCGAGGGATGTCGTCAACATAATCGCTTGTGAGGGGACTGAGCGGGTGGAAAGGCATGAGCTTTTTGGTAAGTGGAGACTGAGACTTATGATGGCTGGATTCTCTCCAGTCCAATTGAGTCCATCAGTCGGCATTGCTATCAGGGATATGCTGAAAGAATATAGCTCGAATTATAGATTGGCGGAGGGCCATGGTGCACTGTATCTTGGATGGAAGAACAGAGCTCTAGCAACATCTTCGGCATGGAGATAA
- the LOC105175255 gene encoding thymidine kinase a-like isoform X4, with protein MFAGKTTTLLKEMKSQSSNGSKAADHDGKTVIAAGLDGDYLRSSFGSVLDIISIADSITKLTSGFEYICLCAASTM; from the exons ATGTTCGCCGGAAAAACAACCACCCTTCTTAAGGAAATGAAGTCCCAGAGCAGTAATGGCAG CAAAGCTGCTGATCATGATGGGAAGACTGTAATAGCTGCTGGTTTGGATGGTGACTATTTGAG AAGCAGCTTTGGTTCAGTACTTGATATAATCTCCATTGCTGAttctattacaaaattaacttCTGGATTTGAG TATATATGCCTGTGTGCCGCCAGCACTATGTAA
- the LOC105175253 gene encoding calcium-transporting ATPase 12, plasma membrane-type-like (The sequence of the model RefSeq protein was modified relative to this genomic sequence to represent the inferred CDS: added 35 bases not found in genome assembly): MSGSLILENASSCFDVEAQQSLLRSTTTAVPQPDTFISNTSTTTFMSVILLLRSVEIFKRALFDPPNYITSSTSLSSISPTHHTLLPHHQDSATVSAALDISADPTDEDILLSAHDSASDEHQNNVELQQIQRNNITEIVKNEDLQGLQDIGGVRGAAEALNTDLQNGISSRQDISSRKPCQLCQVLVTFFHSFLGSCNNYTVFLLSSAAFLSLGFGIKEEGLNTGWYNGAILMFYVFLLVILTTIHKCLESISQKKLESSWQSRGRKRQVLVVREGRDQFVHEIDLQVGDVAFLRKGDTVPADGLYITGQALELEGSIKSTTINDQNPFLFYGCRVVNGDARILVTSTGMDTVWGDRMSQAMQYADNKCKFETYLHKLNNCIHISGLLISILIIIVLFLRYTAGKLDDERRFRPDTKGEPTPVRTFVHVFRGIFTGSRGTVRVLTTLLSLSLLGVMEGMGFVIAVAAIIWSRRTLAHRATERDYQACLKMACVTTICTDKFGGLTEHEQEIDKFYVGEEFISESSALASNVLEGLSDGIGTLFLINPSACESEFVPLMSWAEAKLGMKRESVIQQCEMIEHSGCNPLQECCRVLIVKNGKRYLHCKGPPQHLLSSCSYHYDIDGKIQVLDGIKRRTLAQAIGYMEAEAGKVIAYACKGVTESDHASVEPNNLIFLALISLKGTMREDTKRAVLTLMEGGIRTILASRDDIAVLRTIGEDCGLLNPNSEDLVLTAEEFRGWPEEEKMDKVEKIRIMGNCLPSDKILLIKCLQEKDQVVALLAQQTIDAPALKQANIGLTYGTWSSEIARECSDISIWDSNCFGFLVNVVENGRCFQENIRNFIQLELIITISSSLINFTATVILGDAPITAVQLFWLNLVVAFAGGLAVLTGPPKKILMTRLLPVKSSATARLISKAMWRNIAVQASYQTSIFVTLQHKGHIILGTSGGHLKSLIYNGLFLCQMFNKFIAREPEKKNIFSGLFQYYNRWFWVAVVVFLVCQAVYAVAETVLGSSPRLSMKLWGVCILVGLVSWVLDCAGKSLSNFAANL, encoded by the exons ATGTCGGGTTCATTAATACTGGAGAATGCGAGCAGCTGTTTTGATGTTGAGGCGCAGCAATCACTTCTGCGGTCCACCACTACTGCCGTCCCACAACCGGATACATTCATATCCAACACTTCTACTACTACTTTTATGAGCGTAATTTTGCTGCTTCGTTCCGTCGAAATATTCAAAAGAGCTCTTTTTGACCCtcctaattatattacttctTCTACTTCACTCTCATCAATCTCACCTACTCATCACACTCTACTACCTCATCACCAG GATTCAGCAACAGTATCAGCAGCTCTTGATATTTCGGCAGATCCAACTGATGAGGACATATTATTAAGCGCCCATGATTCGGCATCTGATGAACATCAGAACAACGTCGAGCTTCAACAAATCCAAAGGAATAATATTACTGAAATTGTAAAGAATGAGGATCTACAGGGCCTTCAGGATATTGGAGGAGTTAGAGGAGCTGCAGAAGCACTAAACACTGATCTACAAAACGGGATTTCTAGTCGCCAAGACATCAGCTCGCGCAAGCCCTGCCAACTATGTCAAGTTCTCGTCACTTTCTTCCATTCATTTCTAGGATCTTGCAATAATTACACGGTATTCCTCCTCTCTTCTGCTGCATTCTTGTCCCTAGGCTTTGGAATCAAAGAGGAAGGCTTGAACACTGGTTGGTACAATGGCGCAATTTTGATGTTCTACGTCTTCCTACTTGTCATCCTTACAACTATACACAAGTGCCTGGAATCGATTTCACAGAAGAAGTTGGAGAGTTCTTGGCAGTCGAGAGGGAGGAAGAGACAAGTGCTAGTTGTTAGAGAGGGGCGCGATCAGTTTGTTCATGAAATTGATCTTCAGGTAGGTGACGTAGCATTTCTGCGAAAAGGAGATACGG CTGGAACTGGAAGGATCGATCAAATCGACAACCATTAATGATCAAAACCCGTTTTTGTTTTATGGTTGCAGAGTGGTCAATGGAGATGCTCGGATTCTCGTCACGTCTACGGGCATGGATACAGTGTGGGGCGACAGGATGAGCCAAGCAATGCAGTATGCAGATAATAAGTGCAAATTTGAAACTTACCTTCATAAGTTGAACAACTGTATTCATATTTCTGGCCTCCTTATTTccatcctcatcatcatcgtGCTGTTTCTCCGCTATACAGCAGGAAAGTTGGATGATGAGAGGAGATTCCGACCAGATACAAAGGGAGAACCTACCCCTGTGCGAACGTTTGTGCATGTCTTCAGGGGAATCTTCACAGGATCAAGAGGGACAGTCAGAGTTTTGACAACCTTATTAAGTCTGTCATTGCTGGGTGTAATGGAAGGTATGGGCTTTGTCATTGCGGTTGCAGCCATTATTTGGAGTCGGAGAACACTAGCACACAGGGCCACGGAGAGAGATTATCAAGCTTGTCTTAAGATGGCCTGTGTCACAACTATTTGCACTGATAAATTTGGAGGGCTGACGGAGCACGAACAGGAAATCGACAAGTTTTATGTTGGTGAAGAATTTATCAGTGAAAGCTCGGCGTTGGCGTCCAATGTTCTTGAAGGCTTATCTGATGGGATTGGCACACTGTTCCTGATAAACCCAAGTGCTTGTGAGTCAGAGTTTGTACCTCTGATGTCGTGGGCTGAGGCGAAGTTGGGCATGAAAAGAGAATCTGTGATTCAGCAATGTGAAATGATAGAACACAGTGGGTGCAACCCTTTGCAAGAATGTTGTCGAGTACTGATTGTGAAAAATGGAAAACGATACTTGCATTGTAAAGGACCTCCACAACATCTATTGTCCTCATGTTCATATCACTATGACATTGACGGAAAAATACAAGTATTAGATGGAATAAAAAGGAGAACGCTTGCGCAAGCCATTGGGTATATGGAAGCTGAAGCAGGAAAAGTGATTGCATATGCTTGCAAAGGCGTGACAGAATCTGATCATGCCTCGGTTGAACCAAACAACTTAATCTTCTTAGCCTTGATCAGTCTAAAAGGAACAATGAGGGAAGATACAAAACGAGCAGTCTTAACTTTGATGGAAGGTGGAATTAGAACTATTCTTGCATCACGAGATGACATTGCCGTACTTAGAACCATTGGCGAAGACTGTGGGCTGCTCAATCCTAACTCGGAGGATCTGGTGCTCACAGCTGAGGAATTTAGAGGCTGGcctgaagaagagaaaatggaCAAGGTAGAAAAAATTCGCATTATGGGGAACTGCCTTCCATCTGACAAGATTCTTCTCATTAAGTGTTTACAAGAAAAAGACCAAGTGGTGGCGCTCCTGGCACAGCAAACAATTGATGCTCCTGCTCTGAAACAAGCTAATATTGGGCTCACATATGGGACTTGGAGCTCAGAAATTGCTAGAGAGTGCAGCGACATAAGCATCTGGGATAGTAATTGCTTTGGCTTTCTAGTAAACGTAGTAGAGAATGGGAGATGTTTTCAGGAGAACATTAGAAACTTCATCCAACTAGAGCTAATTATAACCATTTCAAGCTCACTGATCAATTTTACCGCAACTGTGATTCTGGGGGACGCCCCAATAACAGCAGTCCAGCTGTTCTGGTTGAATCTGGTTGTTGCATTTGCCGGAGGGTTAGCAGTACTGACAGGTCCACCGAAGAAAATACTAATGACAAGGCTGCTGCCGGTGAAATCATCTGCAACTGCAAGACTGATAAGTAAGGCGATGTGGAGGAACATAGCCGTTCAAGCTTCTTACCAGACCAGTATCTTTGTGACCCTTCAGCACAAAGGACATATAATCCTAGGAACAAGCGGAGGACATCTTAAGTCATTGATATACAATGGATTGTTCCTCTGCCAAATGTTCAACAAATTCATCGCTAGAGAGCCTGAAAAGAAGAATATCTTCAGCGGTCTATTTCAGTACTACAATCGGTGGTTTTGGGTGGCCGTGGTTGTATTCTTAGTTTGCCAGGCAGTTTACGCCGTGGCAGAGACAGTTCTTGGCAGCAGTCCAAGGCTGAGCATGAAGTTGTGGGGCGTTTGCATACTCGTGGGACTGGTTTCCTGGGTGCTAGATTGTGCAGGGAAAAGTTTGTCCAACTTTGCTGCCAACCTCTGA
- the LOC105175406 gene encoding pumilio homolog 18-like: protein MGSTGHQHWSLGPHAPETLAATTSIGQPTVNSFYDRPSTTSNFVHQFSSTPLLYGDPRIRPMMPYNQFGGLHPSNMCSPRIPSSLPNDQGVSQPFPQAGPLDASHLEQILKGGAHEQKESLVSILEHSIFMLMLDRRLHFVYKMLIDACEGQQLDSLVRRVLSQGEYFVSSAFCKQGASSIIKLIRKVKRTPHAFAIARLLSTRFMDIMTHPTARNVIVQCLVLFRSQPNEILYENAIYHFRDLAIHDVGCRSLNDCINLIGGEQRITLLNHIADVSDYLSYDPYGNYVVQNLLSIRNMDISNRITGRLQNQFIRLSVIKGGSHVVEKCMEASDSGIIAVVEEILDCPKAPLQLARDQFGNYIIQAALKKTKEHGLNSFYNALVRRLEPHRRAICRTAGGKNVLSILEANED, encoded by the exons ATGGGTTCTACGGGTCATCAACATTGGTCTTTGGGTCCACATGCACCAGAAACTTTGGCTGCTACAACTTCAATCGGACAACCAACAGTAAATTCTTTTTACGATCGTCCATCAACAACATCTAACTTCGTCCACCAGTTCAGCAGCACACCACTTTTGTATGGTGATCCAAGGATTAGGCCTATGATGCCATACAATCAGTTTGGGGGACTACATCCTAGTAACATGTGCTCTCCGAGGATTCCTAGTAGCCTGCCGAATGATCAAGGCGTGAGCCAGCCCTTCCCACAGGCCGGACCTCTTGATGCAAGCCATTTggaacaaattttaaaaggggGTGCTCATGAGCAGAAGGAAAGTTTAGTTTCTATACTTGAGCACTCGATTTTTATGTTGATGTTGGATAGACGGCTGCATTTTGTCTACAAAATGCTCATCGATGCATGCGAAGGCCAGCAGTTGGATTCGCTCGTCAGGAGGGTGTTGTCGCAAGGGGAATACTTTGTCAGTTCAGCATTTTGCAAACAAGG AGCTAGTTCAATCATCAAACTCATCAGAAAAGTGAAGAGGACACCTCATGCCTTCGCCATAGCAAGACTTCTATCGACTAGATTCATGGATATAATGACTCATCCTACGGCCAGGAATGTGATTGTACAGTGCCTAGTCCTCTTTCGAAGTCAGCCTAATGAG ATACTCTACGAGAACGCAATATATCATTTCAGAGACTTGGCCATACACGATGTGGGATGTCGATCACTGAATGACTGCATCAATTTGATCGGGGGAGAACAAAGAATTACGCTACTCAATCATATTGCAGACGTCTCAGATTATCTATCATATGATCCATACGG GAACTATGTTGTCCAGAATTTACTCAGCATCAGAAACATGGACATTAGTAATAGAATAACAGGTCGCCTCCAAAACCAGTTTATACGATTGTCAGTGATAAAAGGAGGCAGCCATGTTGTGGAGAAATGCATGGAAGCTTCGGACAGCGGGATTATTGCTGTCGTAGAAGAAATATTAGATTGTCCTAAAGCACCCCTTCAACTTGCACGAGACCAATTTGGAAACTATATCATTCAAGCAGCCTTAAAGAAGACTAAG GAGCATGGTCTTAACAGCTTTTACAATGCTCTCGTGCGACGTCTTGAGCCTCACCGCAGAGCAATTTGCCGAACCGCAGGTGGAAAGAATGTGTTGAGTATTCTGGAAGCAAATGAAGATTAA
- the LOC105175251 gene encoding OBERON-like protein, producing the protein MGTSSGSHFNNQSSMLPPRQQPRPGGGGLQTSLSLVSPDACGSPNLHERGSNSDQVRESPSESASSRETWPTADALVAKKLEKEKERDNGFAEHSVVRHISSSNKMSLRDVARERVEVIAERMQNLPDEYLDKFKNELRAFLEGLGGSQQREEFLFLQKLVQSRGDLTEKTLIIAHRVQLEILVAIKTGIQAFLHPSVSLSQASLIDIFLYKRCRNIACGSALPADDCTCELCSKRNGFCNLCMCVICNKFDFEVNTCRWIGCDLCSHWTHTDCAIRNGQIGMGPSVKNGISSAEMLFRCRACSRTSELLGWVKDVFQHCAPNWDRDALIRELDYVSRIFRGSEDPRGRKLFWKCEELIEKLKSGVAEPIPCKAILMLFQELEADPLKNQDTEEAGRMISPQEAFNRIADVVQEAVRKMEMVAEEKMRMVKKARLAVEACEQELKDKAREVAALKLERQRKKIQIDELESIVRLKQAEADMFELKANEARREAERLQRIALAKTEKSEEDYASRYLKQRLHEAEAEKQYLFEKIKLQESSRASQSSAGASDPSQMVYSKIQDLLKNMYNTPSKADTQSTDLHSLGALP; encoded by the exons ATGGGAACATCTTCTGGATCTCATTTCAATAATCAATCCTCAATGCTGCCTCCTCGTCAACAGCCACGACCTGGAGGAGGGGGACTACAGACCTCCCTCTCTTTGGTCTCACCAGATGCCTGTGGATCTCCTAATCTTCATGAGCGTGGCTCAAATTCTGATCAGGTCCGTGAATCCCCATCAGAAAGTGCCAGTTCCCGAGAGACCTGGCCCACTGCTGATGCTTTGGTAGCAAAGAAGCTcgagaaggaaaaagaacggGACAATGGTTTTGCAGAGCACTCTGTTGTCCGGCATATTTCCAGCTCAAATAAGATGTCTCTTCGAGATGTCGCCAGAGAAAGAGTGGAAGTAATTGCAGAAAGAATGCAAAACCTCCCAGACGAGTATCTAGACAAGTTTAAAAATGAACTTCGGGCTTTTCTTGAAGGTTTAGGTGGTTCGCAGCAAAGAGAAGAGTTCCTATTTTTACAGAAGCTGGTTCAGAGTAGGGGTGACTTGACAGAGAAAACACTGATTATAGCTCACAGGGTTCAGCTAGAGATTCTAGTTGCTATAAAGACTGGAATTCAGGCATTTTTGCATCCAAGTGTCAGCCTCTCTCAAGCTTCTcttattgatattttcttatacaAGAGGTGCAGAAACATAGCATGTGGAAGTGCATTACCGGCGGATGACTGTACCTGTGAGTTGTGCTCAAAGAGAAATGGTTTCTGCAACCTTTGCATGTGTGTGATCTGCAACAAGTTTGATTTCGAGGTTAACACATGCCGCTGGATAGGGTGTGATTTATGTTCTCACTGGACTCACACTGATTGTGCAATTCGAAATGGGCAGATTGGCATGGGCCCTTCTGTTAAAAATGGAATAAGTTCAGCGGAGATGCTTTTTAGGTGCCGAGCTTGCAGTCGAACATCTGAATTATTAGGGTGGGTAAAAGATGTCTTCCAGCATTGTGCACCAAACTGGGATAGGGATGCTTTGATTAGAGAACTTGACTATGTAAGTAGAATTTTCCGTGGGAGTGAGGATCCAAGAGGCCGGAAACTGTTCTGGAAATGCGAGGAGCTCATTGAGAAATTGAAAAGTGGGGTGGCCGAACCTATTCCTTGTAAAGCAATATTAATGTTGTTTCAAG AGCTTGAGGCAGATCCCTTGAAGAATCAAGACACTGAAGAAGCTGGGAGGATGATATCCCCACAGGAAGCGTTCAATAGGATAGCTGACGTAGTGCAAGAAGCTGTTAGAAAGATGGAAATGGTTGCGGAGGAGAAGATGCGGATGGTCAAAAAGGCCCGCTTAGCTGTAGAGGCTTGTGAGCAAGAGCTCAAGGACAAAGCTAGGGAAGTCGCTGCACTGAAGCTGGAAAGACAGAGGAAGAAGATACAAATTGATGAGCTTGAAAGTATTGTAAGACTTAAACAGGCTGAGGCTGATATGTTCGAGCTGAAAGCGAATGAGGCTCGACGAGAAGCTGAGAGGCTGCAAAGAATTGCACTTGCGAAGACGGAGAAGTCAGAAGAAGATTATGCGAGTAGGTATCTCAAGCAAAGATTGCATGAGGCTGAAGCTGAGAAGcagtatttatttgaaaaaattaagctTCAGGAAAGTTCGAGGGCGTCGCAGAGCAGTGCAGGAGCAAGTGACCCTTCCCAGATGGTGTACAGCAAAATCCAGGACCTCCTGAAGAACATGTATAACACACCTTCAAAAGCAGACACCCAATCAACCGATCTTCATTCTCTGGGTGCACTTCCTTGA
- the LOC105175255 gene encoding thymidine kinase-like isoform X2 — MFAGKTTTLLKEMKSQSSNGSKAADHDGKTVIAAGLDGDYLSFGSVLDIISIADSITKLTSGFEVCGKCAYFTLRKTDETKMELITGVEVYMPVCRQHYVSGQVKEATIAVLESQNRQIRTGS, encoded by the exons ATGTTCGCCGGAAAAACAACCACCCTTCTTAAGGAAATGAAGTCCCAGAGCAGTAATGGCAG CAAAGCTGCTGATCATGATGGGAAGACTGTAATAGCTGCTGGTTTGGATGGTGACTATTTGAG CTTTGGTTCAGTACTTGATATAATCTCCATTGCTGAttctattacaaaattaacttCTGGATTTGAGGTATGTGGTAAATGCGCTTACTTTACTTTGAGGAAGACAGATGAGACTAAAATGGAACTCATTACTGGGGTTGAAGTATATATGCCTGTGTGCCGCCAGCACTATGTAAGTGGACAAGTTAAAGAGGCTACAATAGCTGTTCTCGAGTCTCAGAACAGGCAGATTCGTACGGGTTCATAG
- the LOC105175256 gene encoding heterogeneous nuclear ribonucleoprotein 1 — translation MEMEPGKLFIGGISWDTSETFGEVVEAVIMKDRATGRARGFGFVVFANASIAEKVVREKHTIDGRTVEAKKAVPRDDHQTFNRNNGSIQGSPGPARTKKIFVGGLASTVTESDFKRYFDQFGTITDVVVMYDHNTQRPRGFGFITYDSEEAVDKVLFKTFHELNGKMVEVKRAVPKELSPGPTRSQSGAYNYGLNRVNSFLNAYSQGYNSGSPGGYGMRMDGRFSPVTVGRSGYPPYSPSNCNMGLNLDTGVSLNYGASGDSGLCYGRGMNSYYSGNTNRYGSPVGYDMGVSGSGPLLSNTNRNLWSNGSLNYGTNSVGSNAFPGSGTGNAGLVGNFGNIGEIWGSSPVSAQAGGNGSLSSGNIGYGNGENNFGGRTGYGRNNGVSAGLSSSYSVRDGGLGNLYASESLYGDHAWRPSSPELEGPTFFGYGRSAAAAADVTPNNSVGYVGGYTVNARSNRGIAA, via the exons ATGGAAATGGAACCTGGGAAGTTGTTCATTGGTGGGATTTCTTGGGACACCAGTGAAACTTTTGGTGAAGTGGTGGAAGCTGTGATAATGAAAGATCGCGCTACTGGCCGTGCCCgtggttttggttttgttgtttttgcCAATGCTTCCATTGCTGAGAAAGTTGTCAGGGAAAAGCACACCATAGATGGCAGAACT GTGGAGGCAAAAAAGGCCGTTCCTAGGGATGATCATCAAACCTTTAACAGAAACAATGGCAGCATCCAGGGGTCCCCTGGTCCTGCTCGTacaaaaaagatttttgtagGAGGGTTGGCATCCACCGTCACGGAAAGCGACTTCAAGCGGTACTTTGATCAATTTGGAACGATAACGGATGTGGTGGTGATGTATGACCACAATACGCAGAGGCCTAGAGGTTTTGGGTTTATCACTTATGATTCAGAGGAAGCAGTGGATAAAGTTTTGTTCAAGACCTTTCATGAACTTAACGGAAAAATGGTTGAGGTTAAACGGGCTGTTCCAAAAGAGTTATCTCCAGGGCCAACACGAAGCCAATCAGGTGCCTATAACTATGGCCTGAACAGGGTGAACAGTTTCCTTAATGCATATAGTCAAGGATATAATTCAGGTTCTCCTGGTGGCTATGGCATGAGAATGGACGGTCGATTTAGTCCAGTAACTGTGGGTCGAAGTGGATATCCTCCCTACAGCCCCTCTAATTGTAACATGGGACTGAATTTGGACACTGGGGTAAGTTTAAATTATGGGGCAAGTGGAGATTCTGGTTTGTGCTATGGACGTGGGATGAACTCTTACTACAGTGGAAATACAAATCGATATGGTAGTCCTGTGGGCTATGATATGGGTGTTTCTGGAAGCGGGCCTTTGTTGAGTAACACAAATCGAAATTTGTGGAGCAATGGAAGTCTTAATTATGGTACGAACTCAGTTGGTTCAAATGCTTTTCCTGGCTCTGGAACTGGAAATGCTGGCTTGGTTGGTAATTTTGGAAATATAGGGGAAATTTGGGGTTCGTCTCCTGTTTCAGCCCAAGCTGGGGGAAACGGTTCATTAAGCAGTGGAAATATCGGCTATGGCAACGGAGAAAACAATTTTGGTGGCAGGACAGGTTATGGCAGAAACAATGGAGTCAGTGCTGGCCTATCATCATCATACTCCGTTCGTGATGGGGGTTTGGGAAACTTATATGCAAGTGAGTCCTTATACGGGGATCATGCTTGGCGTCCGTCTTCTCCTGAGCTGGAGGGCCCCACCTTTTTTGGTTATGGCCGCAGTGCAGCTGCAGCTGCAGATGTAACACCTAACAACTCTGTTGGTTACGTTGGGGGTTATACTGTCAATGCTAGGTCAAATAGAG GAATTGCAGCCTAG